Sequence from the Megalops cyprinoides isolate fMegCyp1 chromosome 4, fMegCyp1.pri, whole genome shotgun sequence genome:
CTGGAAAGTCCCATTTTGCTTTCAAATGATAATTTCATTAATGCACGGGTTACAGCATACAATTAATAAATGctaataaatatttcacttgaATTTGTGATTAAAATGTGGTACATTGGCATGGCTTTAAACCTGGAAATGATGCACCTCTGGGCTGTTTGTGTTAAATACTGCTGCATCTCTGCATGCATCatctttcactttcatttctttgaatgtttacTGCAGTACTGTTTACTGTGAAGCCAAGTAAATGCAGTCCAATATGAAAAACTTCCGTGAAGGTGAAACACATTCCTTTATCAGACTCTGACGTTCTGGAATTCCCCTGTGCAAAGTCATGAGGGTTTGACCATTTTCTGTATGCATCTtcttttgtatatatgtatgtgtgtgtgtgtgtgtgtgtgtgtgagtatagcTATTCATGTACCCCGATTTCTTCATGGAACTGTAAGCAGTAATTGAAATTGTGGGCTTTGGGAAttgattttaattgtttcaatgGTTTTGAAGCATCATTTCTTGCTTTTTAAGAGCTTTCCTTTTGTTCTGAATATGACCCCTTCATTTGCAGTATACAAAATTctgacattatgaaaaaaatcatgttaatTTTTATAAACATGCATAACATTATGAATAAAGCATTAATTATATGACAGCAGAATCAGTCAAAGCCATACATTGCTTTCAAAACCCTTACCTTTTCGGCTGTTCATTGACCTGAATCCTGAAACACCACTGCCTACTGTTCATAAGTATGCTTAAGTATCATTTATActcatcgttttttttttttttttgggggggggggggggggggggggggtagttgtACTGCAGGAATTAGAATTTTGTAGCCTTCTTAGGTCACTGTTGCTGGTGAATATACTGCTCTGGTTGTAATAGTATGGTAAAGAATctatagtatagtataataGTATAGTAAAGAATCGATACTAACTAGTATCGATTCTTTACCATACTTCCTGATGCTCTGTAAATATTAGGGTGTCAAAGTTAGACTCCCAACGCATAGCTGCAGTCTTCGTTGTCTTTGTGGTGTGGAACATATATTCCCCGTTGAACAGTAGTGATGCACTTGCAAAAGAATACAGAAAGAAATTACATACAATTAGGTAACATAACATCCTTAGATGATGAGAGACGTCATTGTGAAAACGCGACCAAGAAATGGAAACCGAAAGGGGTGTAATGTACCAGGCTGGAGCTGAGAAAACGAATCTCAACTTGACGTAGTTTTGAGGAAGGGGCGGACCTCTCAGCTGTTAAAAACATAGCTCCGGGTGGATAGCGGTGCACAACGAACTCCTGAACGACACACGTCGTTGCAGTATCGAAGATACAATTAATCTCAGTCTTGCTAAAAGTCTCTCACTTTCTGGACACCAGATACTACTGATCGTTGAAAACATCGACACCGAAAATCAAATATAATATAAAGGTAagaacatttaaattattttgaacaatCACCGTTTCGTGTATGAGTTATGACATTATGTGGTTCATTGCTAATCACTGCGTATAAAAACCAGTGAGGACAGTTGATTAAAACTAGCGCAAAGGCTCTAATAAAAAGGTAGAGTAGAAGTACAGGTGGTCTTCAACAAAGTTGAAGAGTTGAAGCTCATTCTATAAACATCGGACATGCTTATTCGCATCCTGTAGATTTGATCCCTTTATAGTTTTGTTTCAGGTCCTCAAGAATTGTCATCATGGACCTAACGATCACATTCCTGAATGGGCAAAGCTTCTCCCTGTTCGTGCAGCTGCACACCACCGTCGGagagctgaaaaatgaaattcaagCCCGAGCGCAGGTGCCCCGCGGGAAACAGCGGTTAACTGCGCAGAACGGTCAGAGAATAGACCTTACCGACGACGCAAAAACTCTGCAAGGCTATGGGCTGCGTTCAGGAACCATGGTCATGGTGCTGATCACGGAACCTGCTTCCATTCAGGTGTTCCTAAAAAACGATAAGAATCAGACGCATACCTACGATGTTTCTCCGGATGAGACAGTCTCCGAGTTCAAGCGCAAGGTCTACAATAAGGAGAATGTCCCGGTCGACCAGCAGAGGCTGACCTACGGAAGCAGGCAGCTGGAGGATGGTCGTAAACTGGAAGACTACGGCATCAAAGCTGGGAGCACTATCCACCTTCTGCTGCGTCTCAGAGGAGGCCGTTTCTGACTCAACATGCCAGTTTCCATATTTTAGATATTCTGCCACATTTTAATTAGTCTAAGTCAGTTAATACatgtcaaacacatttaaaacaaatagaAATGGGCTATGTTGTTAAGATGTACTTCATTTAGTGACCACTTAATTGTGACTATGCTCAAGGatctttgtttttcagctttgtgcatttgttttattctgtcatGTCCTGTGCCTTACTTTCTGAGAATGCCAGCAGTCCCTTTGTATATATATGATGgattgtaaataatataattttatgcTTTAATTGTAtggaataatataaaaatgtaagctttATATTTGTCTGTTATTAATAAACAAGCCACATGGGAGGAAgcacttgtttttatttcaaaggtATGATGAAAAAAGGCTGAACATAAGAcatacagtaaaacacacacgTGTAGTGTAGGTGTTTTCCTCAATGTTATCCGACCTAGAAATGATGAAGCAACAACAGTAACTGGATCGAGTTTCTATGTAAAGCATGAATGGACAAGTAAAGTAACAGCAGTCTTTGCTTTTAAGcataagcaataaaaatgagGCAATATTAAAGTGCACAGTACAACACTCCTTATTGTTAATAGTGTACAATCAAACTGTGTTTAGTttacacatgaaatgaaattaacaaCTGCTTTGCgtgaaacatttttcagtaCTTCCTAAATTAAAATATCCATTGATTTTTAAGACATGAGGCAAAATGTGAATGACTCAGAGCACTGTCTTTGATCAACACTTAAATTACATTCAGTCCATATGGCTGAAAATGGCCCTCCTAAAATTTCATTGCACATGAATGCATTGAAAGCCCTGCTTCATTAGTGGATGTCAGTTTAATCCACCACAGCACTGGATACAGTTAACCACAGAGAGTTGTCCTGGTTGTCTTCCCAGCACACACATTAGTACTAACAGGCCTATGTTAAAGGCATGTCcttgtaaaatatgtacatcCTGTGCTGAATTCAGCCAACTGGAGGAAGATTTTGGAGGCTTCACTTCCTCACAGAAGCAAGGTAGGCATACCAAAATAAGGCCACCAGGTTGGCAAACAGCACCCGGAACtgcaaaaagcacaaaatacagaatgtaATTGTATGATTTGCAGCTATAACTGTGTTccctccacacagacacacttgccTCTTACCTGTACTGGCACATAGTTGATGTTGATAAACTGAAAAGGGGTCCATACTTTCCAGTTCATCTTCAGGGCTGGCCAGTATCCTGCTCTAACTTTGCCTTGGAACGCTGACCATTTCTTACCCTGGAACGGCATCAACAGGTTGAGACAGCTGCTCAAGCATGTCACTCCAACTGGGCACTCACAGGACAAAATGCcttatgtttgaaatttgtaaaTGTCCTGTTAGACTATGACCTTGATACTGTCTTAGTGTATCCAATCTTCTATTATTCAGCCAGAGGCTGTTTGTCTAGTGTTCTCAGCTTACTCTCCACTACAGCCATGTTAGAGGCACACACCGTCTTATCCACCACACTGTATCAATATTTGTGTGACTGCAAATACTGAAAGGTATGTTAGCTAAATTTTAATGGGTATCTCTGGTTTTGTCCTTCACCTCAACAACACGTCCATGTTTTTCAATATAGATTACTACAGTAGACACTCACAAAATTGACTAAACATTTTCAGTAACTCAGTATGGCATGTGCTAATTCCAATACCTGAAATAGGGGACCACCTCAAGGGCACCATAGTCCTGTCACAAATCATGGGCTATAGAGGCCCTAATGTCACTGCTGTAAGCAGTTCACTTACATCCCAGATGGACTAACCTCCAAGATGTTcatgatgaagaagaagagcaggaggaaggctGGGGCGAAAATGAGGCGGTCCAGCAGCAGCCGCTTCAGCATGCAGTATGGCACAGTGGAGGGAAAGAGCAACTCCAACAGCTGGTAGAAGTAATGGCTCAATGGTCCCGTGACACATAATCTGAAATGGGCATGGACAAGTGTacagttttatcatttcaaagcTAAACTGTTGTCAATCACAAGCGTGTAAAATTCTGGAGATCAAGGTGTGAACCACACAATCaggtaaaaatgtacataccCATAAACTGCAAACCGTGCAGGTCCCAGAAAATCAATGTCCTTCGTTAAATTTTTAgactttttccttctctctagTGCTTGAGAAAGCAGATTTCCCAAGGCAGACAGAattccactgaaaaacaaagctgtttgtCAATTTCGCGGTAGTGGGCGGACCACAAACCTGACAGTTTCTGCTCTTGCAAGTCGCGTGTTGATCTCTGTTCAGTCACTGGAAcaggttcattttaaaaggggGAGTACCCAAGCGGACTACGTGATTAGCAAACAACTGGACTGTAGAATGGAGTGCAAATGTCACTGCTAGCGAATAGTCTGTTAGTGTATGGAGTCCAAAACAGGGCCCAAAAACTTATGTAGCCTGCCTGTCCTTTTAGCAGTGAACAGTTTCGTAATGGATTTAAACAAGTTGCTACCCATTCCCTTTATAATAAGGCAATCGTTCAGCACAGGCCAATTCAGCCAACACATTTAAGATGCATTTTCTTCACTCTACTCGTTCAAAAGTTTGCTTGATAGGTAACTCACTGCCTACCTACCACAATTTCACCGGAAACAGAATAGCTGTCACAGGAGGCTAGCGAGCGAGCAAAATAAACTAGCTCATAATGACGTCTGACGACAGCACGTGTACATTGTGTCCTGTTGTGTCTGTAGCTATATGCTGCTATTTTCTAATTGGTGAAAAATTGCCACACGCTCTTTATACCAAGACATAATATAGCTTGCGACCTGCTAGGGACATCGGTGTGTCATGTCAGCTAATGTCTGGTAGGTTACAATGCAAGGGTAGCGTTAGATATACGTAGCAACATTTATCGCTCGATCAGTGTACATTTAACGATAGCTAAGCACATGCAGCAGAATACTGAGGAACCCATTTAGCAAAACAGATCTTACAGTAACAAGCTGAATGGTTGCTTATAAAGACTACTGTCTTCGTTTCGGACATTTTACTGCATTCGGCAATACTCCACTCTAGATTGACATGTATCTCAGGCACTTCAGCATTCACCGACCTGGTCACAGATTTAGTGAGAATTGGGTATTTCTTTAACAAAATCAAGTATTCCTGCAGCAGTCGACGATGGAAGGCCAAGTCTCGGATTGGCACACTTTCCACAGGCATCGTCGGGAGGGTAGTCAAACATTTAATCAGAAAGGCACAGAACTGCAGGCGAGTGTAACTGAAACTGCGAACTGTTACAGCAGCCAACCAACCAGTAGCATTGCAGAGTTTTTCGACGAACCACGCCCTCTGGTTTTTTCTTTACCGTAATGACTATAAAAACATAACctcaaaaaaatgacacaatgggGAAATTCTGCTGGTTATGTTTACTAAAGATTATTCTTACATTACAAACGTAGGGCATTGGATTTTACAGGTTGCTAAGCAAAGGTGATAACACCTCTATTGCTAATGACATTGTAGATCttacaaaaaaagccaaaagtGTAACGACATAACGAGTTACGTACACAGAGCTCTGCAtcgtgagcataacactaccTAAAGGTAGCAAAGTCCTCTCCATGTAGTACGGCTATGACCGAAGGGAAGGACCGTCTGCTAAACTCCCATTGGTTTACAGTCAAGGCACCAAGCCCTAGCCACGCGGGGCAAAGCCTCCGCGGAACGCCTGCTTCCTGCTCTCGCGGCAATTACAGACAGCGCGCCAAATTCCGTGAACTAAAAGACGAAGTTGCAGCACTGCAACGTTGAGGGGCTGTCTGTGTATCTGGAGCTACACTTGAATTGGGATTATTATGACATGGATTCAATGCAATCCAAATTCATGGAACTGTTGATTTAAAAGGCGTTTGTTACCTAGACAGCAAGCTTCCGAATGCAAGATAGCTTAGTCTATCGACTGTTTCACATCTCCACTGCCGAAGTTAGCTGTCTGAcattgctagctaactagctaagaCTTCGCAGTGGGTTAAATCTGAACACTGGCGCTACAGGGGCACGATAAAATCACTCGGGTACAATTAGCAgtggacatttattttttacaaaaatggtTTTACAAAACAGCGGAAGGTATAGGGCGGACCGGGGACAGGGTGGAGACCAAGATAATCAACAGTAAGTCATCAATACTTTTAATTCATTGACTGAAACTTTCCGTTTAGCTATCTAGGCTAGCTGGACATAGCAGCCACTGTTGTAACAAGGCTATTTTATTTCAGCTGATTGTTGTCTCGCTTTCTTCTGAACTGTATGTACCAAAAGGCCAAGCTATGAACAGCGAGAAATCCTGTACCTTCCATAAGTCGTGTGTATATACGTTAGGTAGCTTAGTTTAAAAAATGGTGTCATTTAAAGCATTGATACTTATGACATCAAAATACAAGTGACGTTGTAGGcgttatttttcacacaaaaatctAACGTTACTGTTTCAAACGAAAGATGGCTGTTTTGCTCAGTTCTGTTTTCGTCGCTTTCTTTGCCCCTATGTGACAATTTTTAGTGTACGTGACATCCAGTTCGAGTCAAGgttattttcccatttaaaCTTGTTAGCCCCCATGCTCTGTAAGAATGAGTGCACCATTGCGTCTCATTATTTAGCTAGGTAGAGCATTTAGCTATCAAGGAATCTTTATTCATTGAATAGGAGCAGCTAGCGACTTGTTACTTGTACTGGCACAATTTCTAATTGAAACACTCTCTTTACATATTCTTTAATGCTCATATTGAGTTTATCACTGTTGTGAGAAGCTGTGgtgaatgtgtgaatttctGCAGGGATGAGGGGTCCTCCCTTTCAGCTGTAAAGCGGCTGGAGCGCAGCCAGTTCACTGATGAGATGGACTCACGTTTCGGTTTTGAGAGAATGAAGGAACCAGGGGAGAAGACAGGCTGGCTCATCAATATGCATCCGGTACGGCTGAGCACAGACAGGGGTAGATATCCCCATTCCACCCAGAGTTGTATTTGGAGAgattttcttcctctctgtagaTCAGTGCTCCTAAAAGCACCCCTGTGATTTGGGATGAAATGACTGGCCGTCATTGATGTTATAAGGGACTAAACTTTGGATCATGAATTCGTATTCCTGTTTAAACATGGGCAGTAGCTAGAATATGCAAGTATATGTCTTGGACAAGTCTATTGGACACCAACTActgtggtctgttttttttttaatatttagtgGTATTTTTAGTCTTTGTAACGTTACCAtggcttacagtttttattttagtaaTTATTTATATGCACTGATGAATATAAAATTCCACTTATCCCCCTCAGACTGAAATCCTGGATGATGACAAGAGGATGATCAGTGCTGTGGACTATTATTTCATTCAGGAAGATGGCAGCAGGTTCAAGGTCAGAGCATTGTTCTTTGCTTGTAAATGGAAGGTCACTTAAAAAGCAGTAGCTTGCATTTGCATTGATCCTGACCCAGTCTCTTGTGTGTTGCAGGTGGCACTCCCATTTAAACCCTATTTTTATATAGCCACAAAAAAGGTAAGCCAATATCTGTCTGCTGCTTTTTTCTGGATGGTTGGTAGCTCACCACTTGTGACACATCGATAGTTACATCCACTGTTCACACAGCTGTTCAAGCCATCTCTTTCTCCATGTGGTGCAGAATTGTGAGCGAGAGGTCATATCATTCCTGTCCAAGAAGTTCCAGGGGAAAGTAGCAAAGCTGGAAATTATCCCCAAAGAAGACCTGGATCTGGTGAGACAGGCTTGTACTGGTCTTTGGTTTTGCTGAATgccacacagtgaaaacagaacagctgTAATTTAGGTATACtgatgatttatttaaatttattcagtCTGGACAAGTTTGTCTTGTGAAGTAATTTATACCAATCGAGGTGCCACTgtgatttgacatttgaaatctGCTTCCAAAGTCTTCTGACCTAATATTTTTGCTTCTTCCGAACACAGAACAATACCACTTGACCCTACCACATTTCCCGTGATATTGAAGAACATGCCCACATTAGCCTTTTTGATGGCGAACAGTGTGGCCATTTTCTGGGACTGTATCAATTAGACATGTGTTAAAACATAACTACAAAAGCCACGCTACTTTCCTTTCCATTAGAAAAAACCATATTAGAAAGTGTTTCCAGCTTGTTATTCATCTACTTTTAGTTGATGCaggtcttttttgtttgtgatttcgTAAATATTAGTGTGCTACAGCTTTGAAAAAGTACTGACATAGGACACCAATGTGATCTGTGTCCCTGTTCATAGCCCAATCACTTGGTGGGTCTGAAGAGGAGCTACATTAAGCTTTCGTTCAACACTGTGGATGACCTCATCAGAGTCAAACGTGAGATCACTCCAGCCGTGCGCAAGAATCGGGAGAGGGAGAAGTCCAATGACACCTACACTTCCATGCTGTCAAGGTACTGCCTTCTAGCACTCCCAAAGTGATTAGTCAAGCTTTGCCCCTTTGATTGTAAGATGCTGAAGTATATGATGGAGAGAGGCTTGGATTGCATTGAAGAAGACGTATTACattgatatgatatgatatccAGTGCAGAATCTTGGGGGAAAATGGGCCCTCGTCGAGGAATTGTTCATTTCCTCATGGCCGTGATAACAAGCCTATTCTTTGTgggctgtgtttttcagtgcacTGGCAGGTGGAAGCGTCGTTGCCACAGAAGAGGATGGCACATCCAAGAAAATCGCAGACCAGATGGACAATATTGTGGATATGAGGGAGTATGATGTTCCATACCATGTCCGTCTCTCAATCGATCTCAAGATCCATGTGGTGAGCTTCACACCAAATCATTCCTCACATTCAAAGTCTGCTTAGAATGGATTAGGCGAAATGGCTACTGGGATTGATATCTGACACAGCTCTTGTGTTCTTATCCCAGGCACACTGGTATAATGTCCGGTATCGAGGCAGTGCTTATCCTCCTGAAATTGTGCGGCGAGATGACCTTGTTGAGCGACCAGTGAGTGTGCTTTGCACTAGGACCTTTATCTTTCTACCTGTGATAAATAATATCATATAATGTACCTCTCTAAATAACCTCAAATGAGATGGATGCCTTACACGTTGAGCAATTTTGGGAGATTCTAAGGTGATGTATAACATCCTTGAGATTTAATAGTTCTGGTTTCCTCCACCAgtttcttgattttattttcctgaattCAGTTAGGAACATCATCACCACTCATGTGTTACCATGCCACAGTGGTCCTTGAATGTTAATATATATTCATCAATAATTTCTCATTGTCCAGTTAACAGATAACTAATGTAtcaggttttgtgtttttatctgtaCTATTTTGTTACAGGATCCTGTAGTGTTGGCCTTTGACATAGAGACCACCAAACTGCCTCTGAAGTTCCCAGACGCTGAGACCGACCAAATTATGATGATCTCCTACATGATTGATGGGCAGGTTTGTGTTGATGACCGGTGGATACAGAACATGGTTCCATCATTGTCAGTTTTGCCATTGAGGCTGCCTATATAATCACTTCTGATACAATAACACTGACACTCTTGTTTTTTATGTGACAGGGCTACCTGATCACGAATAGAGAGATTGTGTCAGAAGACATTGAAGACTTTGAATTCACTCCCAAACCGGAGTATGAAGGACCCTTCACTGTGTTTAATGAACCAGATGAGGTGAGAAGCCATCAGGTGGTGCCTTTAGCAATAGCCAGAAAAATAGGCCAGCCAGTCGGGGTTTGTAAGGCTGCGGATTGTTCTTGCTTCTCCGTTTCAGGCCTCTCTCATCCAGAGGTGGTTCGAGCACATCCATGAGACCAAGCCCAACATCTTTGTTACGTACAACGGGGACTTCTTCGATTGGTGCGTCAGGGACGGGAATCCCATTTTTGACACCACCTTGACCTGTTTTTATACAGAAGCAGCTTGTTAGTAACTTATGCTTACTGGATGAATGTCGTTCATTAGATGACACATCCTCCAGTAAGGTCACATTCACCTTCTTGTGTATAAAGGAATAATATACATGCGCAATCTTAAACATGCTTTAGCCCACTGCACATGTCGCCTCTGTCTGGTCCTTTCTTCTCAGGCCTTTTGTGGAGACCCGAGCTGCCCACCACGGACTGAGCATGCACCGGGAGATAGGCTTCCAGAAGGACAGTCAAGGAGAGTACAAGGCGAGCCAGGCTATCCACATGGACTGCCTCAGGTAGGGCATTATCGGACGGCTATTTATGGTCTAGTGGGAGTGTAAGCCTCCACCAGAAACCCCTCACAAATGGCTGGTGTGTTTCAGGTGGGTGAAGCGTGACAGCTACCTGCCTGTGGGGAGCCACAACCTGAAGGCAGCAGCGAAAGCAAAGCTTAGTTATGACCCTGTGGAGCTGGACCCTGAGGAGATGTGCCGCATGGCCACAGAGGAGCCACAGGTACATTCAGGGAGAAAGATCAGACTGCTATGACAGGAcgttaaattacattttgtggtAATATTTGGTGGTGCAGAAGGCTAGTAAAACCATGATACATGTGTTTGTTGAAAAgtagtaactttttttttccccctccttggATTGCTTCCAGACTCTTGCCACTTATTCAGTGTCAGATGCAGTGGCCACCTATTACCTGTACATGAAGTATGTTCACCCTTTCATCTTCGCTCTCTGCACCATCATCCCCATGGAGCCTGATGAGGTTTGTCCTTTCCTCTGTGAGCTTTTGATTCGCACATGTCATCTGTGCATTAGAGACACTGCCTTTAACCAGTGCGCTGTCCAATTATACACATTCTGATGGTCAAGCATTCATCCCGCTAACACTGACATCACATTtagtccatttatacagctggctgtTGACCCAAGTGAGCTTTTAGCTCATATGTACAGTGGTGTCTGACCTAGGATCCTAACACATGACCATCAGGTCCAGAGTTCAGTGCGGTAGCTGCTGGACCACACTATATCTGATCTTGCTGTTGGTAAGAAGATAATAGATGTTCAGCTACCGGTCACGCTActttgctgtgtgttgcaggtgctGCGGAAGGGCTCTGGAACCCTTTGTGAGGCTCTGTTAATGGTGCAGGCCTTCCACGCCAACATCATCTTCCCCAACAAACAGGAGCAGGTCTTCAACAAGCTGACGGATGATGGCCATGTGCTAGACTCTGAGACATATGTTGGGGGCCACGTGGAGGCTCTGGAGTCCGGAGTCTTCCGAAGCGACATACCATGTCGCTTCAAAATGGTAGGGCCATCCCGCATTAACCACAGGgtggttttcatttatgttttcaggTTGGATTGTAAAAGGCAAGAAAGGCATCCCAGTTTTCTAGGATGTCCTTGCTGTTGTGCTCTTCACTGTTCCTGTCCATAAATTTCTGTCTGGTGTTCCATGTGTTCTCATGGGTCAGGATGTGCTTTTTGAGTTATTGAATTGTATTTTGACAGAACCCTGCAGCCTTTGACTTCCTGCTGCAAAGGGTGGAACGAACCCTACGCCACGCtattgaagaagaagaaaagatcCCCCTGGAACAGGTCCTCAACTTCAGTGAGGTCAGCCAGATTCGTCTGTGGCCTTGTTTGGGGCTGAGATCTTTACAGAACTTTAATACATCCAGAAGAAACATGTAATTTCTGGTTGTGAGCTGACCACCCTTGGGGACTGTGCACAAAGATAGTTGTGAGGTGAAGGTTACCATCTGTCCCTTACTTTCAGGTCTGTGAGGAGATAAAGAAGAAGCTGATTTCTCTGAAGGAAGTGCCCAATAGAATTGAGTGCCCACTCATCTACCATCTGGATGTAGGGGCCATGTACCCCAACATCATTCTCACCAATCGTCTGCAGGTAGGGGGCTCCAGCTAAGCAGAGATAATGGGTAATTAAATGGTAGTAGCTGGCTTGTGTGAGAGCTGGCTGGATACAGTATATTGATttggctgttctttttttgcccAGCCCTCAGCCATGGTGGATGAGGCCACATGTGCAGCCTGTGATTTCAACAAACCAGGAGCCAACTGTCAGAGGCGGATGACCTGGCAGTGGAGAGGCGAGATCAGTACGTACCGGAGGACAtgaaacagtgctgtgtgtgtgtgtgtgtgtgtgtggtcagggCCAGCCTTGGCTTGAACAGTTCATATGTCGCCACTTGAGCAAAGCCCTCAGTACAGAATCTGCAGTCTTCCTTTATTAAGTGTTCTTCATTTAAAGACGCCTGCTGTGTAGGTATGAGCTAAGCCTTTAAAGCGCCATCTCCTACTAGCGTGTGAAGTGAGGACTGATTGCAGGCGCACCTCTGTGTCCTCCACAGTGCCGGCCAGCCGCAGTGAGTTCCACCgcatccagcagcagctggagtcCGAGAAGTTCCCCCCGCTGTTCCCCAATGGCGCGCCCCGAGCCTTCCATGAGCTGAACCGCGAGGAGCAGGCACGCCACGAGAAGAAGCGTCTAGGGGGTGAGTGGCCAATCCACCACGCAGGGTACCAGCACCTGCAACCTGCTTCGTGTCACCTCTGAGGTGCGGTGCTGACGTGTTACATGGACGTGCCTTGTCTGTCTTTCTGGCCGCACACAGATTACTGTAGGAAGGCCTACAAGAAGGTGCACCTCACTAGGCTGGAGGAGCGCGTCACCACCATCTGCCAGCGAGAGAATTCCTTCTATGTGGACACCGTGCGGGCATTCCGAGATCGCCGCTACGAGTTCAAGGGGCTGCACAAGGTACTCCTGCCCAGCCTTTCTCCTACTGCCCAGCCTTTCTGTCGGAGGTCTGACCTGTTACAGTATCTTTTGCGAATTCCTCCTCtctgaatgttttttaattCCATCTCTGCTGAAAGGAGATAAGGTCTTAAAACTCGTAAATCCAGAGCTCAGTGGTTCATGGTGCCTCTCCTAATGTGTCCTCACTGTGGCATGGTGTGGTCCCTTCCCAATTAGTGTCCTTTGTCCAGCCTTCGACAGTGTCCTCTCTCATCTCCGTGTCCTCAGTGTGACTTTGTGTCTTCTCTCACCTGATAGGTTTGGAAGAAGAAGCTGTCTGCTGCGCAGGACAGTGGCGACGCTGCCGAGGTGAAGCGCTGCAAGAACATGGAGATCTTGTACGAGTCCCTGCAGCTTGCCCACAAGTGCATCCTCAACTCCTTCTACGGCTACGTCATGCGCAAAGGGTATGCACGTTTGAAATCTCCCTAACTGTCATCAAGTGTTGATGAATTATagaattattttattcagtgaCTTTTTTTGTCTTAGTAGTCATGTCTTGTGTATTCGGGTATGGAATAGGTGAAATCCAGGCATGATTGCAGCTATGTAAGAGCAGAATGAT
This genomic interval carries:
- the LOC118776741 gene encoding polyubiquitin-like, producing MDLTITFLNGQSFSLFVQLHTTVGELKNEIQARAQVPRGKQRLTAQNGQRIDLTDDAKTLQGYGLRSGTMVMVLITEPASIQVFLKNDKNQTHTYDVSPDETVSEFKRKVYNKENVPVDQQRLTYGSRQLEDGRKLEDYGIKAGSTIHLLLRLRGGRF
- the pxmp2 gene encoding peroxisomal membrane protein 2, with product MPVESVPIRDLAFHRRLLQEYLILLKKYPILTKSVTSGILSALGNLLSQALERRKKSKNLTKDIDFLGPARFAVYGLCVTGPLSHYFYQLLELLFPSTVPYCMLKRLLLDRLIFAPAFLLLFFFIMNILEGKKWSAFQGKVRAGYWPALKMNWKVWTPFQFININYVPVQFRVLFANLVALFWYAYLASVRK